GATGTGGTATTGCAGGATAAAACCAACGGTAAGCTGGATAAATTTAGTGGTGTTGCCAATAATTTTATAGGAAAGCTGATGCAGAAACCAGCAATAGCTTATGCCTTTACATCTTATAAAGCAGATTATCCTCAGTTGCAATTAGAAATTGATGACGAAAAGGCCGGTCAGTTGGGCGTAAATGTTAAAGACATTTTACAAACTATGCAGGCGTATTTTGGTACTGCACAGGCGTCAGATTTTAACCGCTTTGGTAAATACTACCGCGTGGTAGTGCAGGCTGATACTGCGGACAGGACAGACCCTTCGGCAATTGACCGGGTATTTGTTAAAAATAAAGCCGGCGAAAATGTGCCTATCAATACACTGGTTAAATTAACCCGCGTATATGGTTCAGAAACGGCTTCACGTTATAACCTGTTCAACTCTATCGAGATCAACGCTATCCCAAAACCGGGTTATAGTTCTGGTGATGCCATTAAAGCTATACAGGAAACAGCACAGGAACAATTGCCTACCGGCTTTGCCTATGAGTTTGCTGGTCAAACCCGTGAGGAGATTGCTTCGGGCGGTCAGTCGGCTATTATCTTTATGCTTTGTTTGGTGTTTGTATACTTCTTATTATCAGCACAATATGAAAGTTATATATTGCCATTGGCAGTTATCCTTTCCATCCCAACAGGTATTTTAGGTGTGTTTGTGGTATTAGGTTTAACCGGTATCGAAAACAACATTTATGTACAGGTGGCTTTAATCATGCTCATTGGCTTGTTAGCTAAAAATGCCATCCTTATTGTGGAGTTTGCGGTACAGCGCCGAAAAGCGGGGCATGGTTTAATTGAATCGGCGATTGAAGCTGCAAGGCTGAGGATACGCCCTATCATCATGACGTCGCTGGCTTTCGTATTCGGTTTATTCCCGATGAGTATTGCCACAGGCCCATCAGCACAAGGTAACCACTCTATTAGTATAGGTGCAGCCGGAGGGATGGTTTCAGGAGTAATTTTAGGATTGTTCATCATCCCGGTATTGTTTGTGATATTCCAGGGATTACAGGAGCGAATCAGCGGTGTACCATTGGCCGTGCTGAACGGTGACGGGCCGGGACACAAAAAAGGGCATGCAATTGATCCTAAAAAATTGGAACTACAGAATAATTAATGTTTGAGAATCAAGAATCAAGAGCCAGGAATCAAGACTTTAAAAAGTTGTTGAAGCCGTCTTGATTCTTGACTCTAATCTCTTGATTCTATTAATATTAAAAAAATGAAACGTTATATAACTCCATTAGCTTTTGTATTACTTACGGCCTTTTTAAGCGCTTGTAAAGTATCAAAGGATGTGGAAACACCCAAACCAGAGCTGCCGGTTGCTTTCAGGAGCGCCACAGTCATAACCACTGCCGATACCAGCAGCGTAGCCGATATACAGTGGAAAAACTTTTTTACCGACGCGACCCTGCAAAAGCTGATTGACAGCGCCATAGCAAAAAATTATGACATGCAGATAGCGGTCAAAAATATTGATGCAGCACAGTTGCTGTTTAAACAGGTAAAATGGAATTATGTACCCGAGGTTGCACTAAATGTAACGGCAAGCAGCAGCCGCCCGAGCGATAACAGCCTCAACGGATTAAGCATTAAACAGTATGGCTTAGGTACCAAACACATTGAAGATTATTCAGCAAACCTTGCCCTTTCATGGGAGGCCGATATCTGGGGCAAAATCCGTAACCAAAGCCGCCAGGCTCTTGCAGAATACCTGCAAACAGCCGAAGCAAAGAAGGCTATTCAAACCAACATCGTAGCAAACGTATCGCAAGGTTACTATAACCTGCTGATGCTTGATGCACAATTGGATATAGCTAAAAAGAACGTTAAACTCAACGACAGTACCATCCGGATCATCCGTTTACAATATGATGCCGGCCAGGTAACTTTACTGGCAGTACAACAGGCCGAAGCACAACAACAGGCTGCTGCGCAGTTGGTTCCACAGTTTGAAAGGAACGTAGCTGTACAGGAAAACGCTCTTAGTATCTTGGCAGGCAAATTGCCGGATGCTATCGAACGCAACGGCACATTAAATGATGTTAAATTCCCTGAAACGCTCACTGCCGGGGTTCCATCGGCCATCATCAGCCGCAGGCCCGACATCAGGACACAGGAACTGGCTTTAACCATTGCCAATGCCAAAGTGGGCATTACCAAATCTGAAATGTACCCGGCTTTAAGGATCACTGCAAGCGGTGGCGTTAACTCTTTTAAGGCCAGCAACTGGTTTAACATCCCGGCTTCATTGTTTGGGATAGTGGCCGGTAGTATTGCAACACCTTTGCTTGATCATAAGCAACTAAGCACTACCTACAAAGTTGCGCAAATTGACCGCGAAAAAACGGTACTGCAATTCAGACAATCAGTGTTAAATGCGGTTGGCGAGGTATCTGACGCTCTGGTTAAAATTGAAAAGCTAAAACAGGAGCAAGCCATAGCTGCAAATCGTGTAAAAACCCTGCAACAAGCTACAACAAACGCCAGCATGTTATTTAAAAACGGCCTGGCTAATTACCTGGAAGTAATAACAGCCCAGGGCAATGTATTGCAAGGTGAATTAGCACTTGCTACTATTAAAAGAGATGAGCTAAGCGCTACTGCCGAACTTTACCGTTCATTAGGTGGCGGATGGAAGTGATTTGGTAAGTAGTTGATTAAGTTGATTAGGAGGGTAGTTTAGCTTTATCAGCTTATTGCCAAATATTCGGGGCCGGTCGTATTTAATACGACCGGCCTCTTTTCGTAGAGGCGTATAATTGCGTCCCTCGCGTTTATGTCTACGCCATGTGTTTAAATAAAGCAGCCAGGTGCCCAAATTCAGATATTACAAATAAATTACCTCGATTTAGCATAAAATCGCTATCATAGCGCAACCCCAATAATTTTGACTTGTTTTTTAATGAAATATAAATTCTTAATAGCGCTGCTTCTTATATCCGGATACCTGAAAGCACAAAATTTAAAAATCATTCCTCAGCCACGGTCGGTTGTAAGTGGTTCCGGGCAAATCAGCATCAATAATCACTCGACAATTAGCTTAAGCGATACTTCATTAACCACTTTGGCTATTTACTTTCAAAAGGAATTATTTAAAGTAAAAGGTTTATCACCTGCGATAAATAACGGTGATTTAAAAAGTACCGTTAAACTCGTTTTAACCAACACAAACCAAACTATAGGTGCATATGCACTAAAAATTACGCCGGGGCAGATAACCATATCATCTTCAAATAAAGAAGGTGTTTTTTATGGTTTGATATCGCTTTTACAACTTATTAAAGATCATCCTAAAGAAGGTGATAACCTTACTCTTGCGTCAACAGATGCAACTGACGCCCGTGAGTACCAAAATGTTGTACTTGCATCCACAGAAATAACCGACGCGCCCCGTTACCAATGGCGTGGTTTAATGCTCGACGAATCGCGGCATTTCTTTGGCAAGCAAAAGGTTAAGCAGATTTTGGATTGGATGGCTTATTACAAGCTCAATAAATTCCACTGGCATTTGACAGATGTGCAGGGCTGGCGCATTGAAATAAAAAAATACCCCAGGTTAACGTCCGTGGGCGGGGTGGGTGATTACAGCGATACATCGGCAGAGGCCCTTCCGATGTATTATACCCAAAATGATATCAAAGAAGTGGTTAATTACGCTGCTCAGCGCTTTATAACAGTGATACCGGAGATTGACATGCCCGGCCATGCAACCGCCGCTAATAAAGCTTATCCCGAATATTCGGGTGGGAGCGTAGCCGGTTATCCAAACTTCACATTTAACCCGGCAAAAGAAGAAACTTACCAGTATTTAGCCAATGTTATCAAGGAAACAACTGCCCTGTTTCCATCAAAAATGATACACCTGGGCGGCGATGAGGTTGTTTTGGGTATCAAAGCATGGTCGTTAGATACGGCCATTGCCCGGATGATGCAGAATAAGGGTTTTGCTGATGTTGGCACGCTGGAACGCTACTTTTTTAAGCGGATGACCGATACCGTAACCAATATGGGCAGTAAGATTCTGGCCTGGGACGAGGCCACCCAAACCGACTTGCCGGCTGGGGAAACCATCATTTTTTGGTGGCGGCAAAATTTGCCGGGCCAGCTAAGTCTTGCTTTGCAGAAAAATTACCAGGTGGTATTATGCCCTCGCTTGCCGCTATATCTCGATTTTTTACAGGATGGCACACACGTTTCGGGTCGTAACTGGAAGGGTGTATTTAACCGGTATACAGATATCTATAACTTTCCGGACAGGCAATTAAATGCAGATCAGCTTGCATCAAACCAAATCATCGGCGTGCAGGCAAATATCTGGACAGAGAAAATAGCATCAGAAAAACGCCTGGACTTTATGCTTTTCCCACGGATTGCCGGCCTGGCCGAAGCTGGGTGGACTGCGCCCGAGGTAAAAAACGAGGCGGCATTTAATGAACGGGTACAGGCAGGCTTAAAAAACTGGGATGCTGCCGATATTTATTACTTTAACCCTTTCGATCCGCAGGCCCACCCCGAGGCAGTTGATTTTGCACCTGTAATCAGAAAAACTCCCGTAGCCGAAAAACATGGCCGTCACCATAAAGCACATTCAAAAGCATCAAAGAGGGGAAATAGGATATCGGCAAAATCTCATAAATCGACATCCAAATCCAAGTCGACCAAAAATAAACCCCATAAAAAAAGGAAATAGCCTGCTGGTTACTTCCTTTATATTGTTTATTACCGATTAGCAGTAGCTTTGAGCTTTTCGCCTTACTCCGGTTCTACCTATAGGTTGACAGGTGGGTAGTTTTGATGCTTAGCACAAAAGATTTCCCAACGCTTATTTTAACGTTTTTGTCTAATAACATAGCCTTAACAGCATCATCGCCTTTGATGGCCTCAAAAAGATCGCGCGCCACGGCCGATCCGCTGATGTTGTTGGTAACCTTGCCGTTTTCCATATTTATATTGAACGTGTAGCCCGATTTTCCACGATCGCCGGCAGATTCAAAATCGGTAATGTTCAGTTTGAACTGCTGATCTTCAGTCAGGCTTTTCTTCAAATGCAAACGGATAACCGGCATGTACCTTTTCCAGGTAGTTAAATACTTTCTTTCTTCCATGATATGCTTATATATATAAATAAAGCCCCTGTAGGTATTCGTTTACAGGGGCTTTTAAGATTTTTAAGAACAGGAAAACCATATATCCTGATCTTATTTTATGTATGTAATTTGTTGTTTTGAAACAGGGATAATTAGGGACAGCTACTCCCGCGAATAATATTACCGCATAACAATTCAAAGCTACCTAAATTAAAGTATACACCCGCAATTTATATTTTTATAACCTATGTGGTGTAATGGGTTGTTAATCAGTAGTTATTGTGTCCTTATTTACGTAGCAAGGGAGTGTTGTCAATAAAATCCGAAACTAAAAAGTGATAAATGCTCTTTTTTCGAAGCAGGCAGGTAATCTGCCTGGTGGATTAAAAAGCATGACAATGACCGGTGAACCGTCTCAGCAGCCCGATACAGGCTTTTTATGATGCGGCAGTCTATATTAACACTTCGCGTGCAATTAAGCCGCGTTGCCCATTATTTGGGCATTACTCATCATAGTTAAGCAACAAAGCAGCGATGTCCGCTCACCTATAGTTCCATATCGTTCGCCGATTAATTCAGTGTTTTTTATGATTGCACGAATACGGTTAAAATAAGACATTTGCCAAATGACAACCCAAGACATTCTATCGGCAATAACTTACCAGGCAGCTTCCACAACCGAACATTTTGAACAAATTGTAGCGCTTCAAAATCAAAATCTATACAAATCATTAACGCCCGAAGAGCAGGATCAGCAAGGCTTTGTTTTTGCCGAGCATACAGTTGAACTATTACAACAAATGGCATCGCAAATACCACAGGTTATTGCGTTGTATAAAAATAAAGTAATTGGCTATAACCTGGCCATGACAGCTGCTATGGAAAAACAACTGCCCAGCCTTGAACCAATGTTCAGGGAGTTTTATAAAATCCGGTACCAGGGTAAAATTTTAACTGCCTATAAATTTTTTGTAGGAGGCCAGGTGTGTGTTGATAAAGATTTCAGAGGGCTGGGATTGTTAAGCAAACTTTATAACGCAACAGCCAACCTGGCAGGCGACGATTATGAACTTTGCATCACCGAAATTGCAGTAAGAAACGTCAACTCGTTAAAAGTGCATCAAAAAATGGGTTTCGAAATAGCCGGTACCCACCGTGATGAGTTTGGCGATTGGTATGTAGTTGTTTGGGACATCAGAAAGATTTAAACACATTTGGAATCAAGCATAGATGATTGCTCATTCTAAATTGAGTCTATATCACAGTTTTTCTATTTCCTCAACCGACAGCCCTGTGAATTTTTTGATCTGGGCAACAGGCAAACCCTCCTTTTTCATTTCGCGGGCAATAGCAACAGCTTCTTCTTTTCTACCTTCATTTCTGCCTTCATTTCTGCCTTTTTTTTCAGCTCTTTCTAATAAAAGTTCTTCGATACCCATGGTGTTGCTCCTTCCTGTTAAAATTTCTACCTGTTGATCAAATTTAGTGTTATAGTACAGGATGTTTTTGGATGTTTATAGAGTTTTGCTTATAATTTTTCTATTTCCTCAACAGAAAGTCGGGTGAATTTTTCGATTTGGGCAACAGGCAAGCCATCTTTTTTCATTTCACGGGCAATAACAACAGCTTCTTCTTTCCTGCCTTTTATTTCACCCTTTTTCTCGCCTTTTTTTTCACCTTTTTTTTCGCCTTTTTTCTCAGCCCTGTCTAATAAAAGTTCTTCGATACCCATGGTGTTGCTCCTTCCTGTTAAAATTTCTACCTGTTGCTCAAATTTAGTGTTTATATCCTGATTTTCAAAGCGTATGTAATACCTCAGAAAATTCATCAGTACCCTTATCTTTTCTTTTGCTATCTGTTTGGCCAGTAATAACCTGGTGAGGTTAAGTTTTAAATTCAGCAATAGTTCGTCACGTTCCCTGCTGCTTTTCAGGTCTTTGCCTGCAAGCGCCGCTTTTGCTGTAAGCACAACCAAGGCAAAAGGATTATCGCTCGCTTGTAGCACCTCATCGCTTTGGCTGGCTATTTTATACGTATTAAACGTATAACGCAAACTGGTGCCCATAAAATCTATGGCAAAATGGTTTGGTCTTTCCTTTGTATTGGCTTCGGTAAATATGGCGTAGGCAACTATTGGCTTTTGATACTTATCCAGTATGCGGTAAAAATAGGTGTACATGCGGCTTGCAAAATCTTTTTGATATTGGCCCTGCACTTCCACATGCACCAAAATCCATTCTTCTTTGCCGGCTTTGGTAAATACCTTAACCAGCTTATCGATCACCTTTGGCGAGTACTCGTTGTTTTCGGGCGGGAAAACCTGTTCCAGCTCTTTATCCAGGAATTCGAAACCTTTATTAAAGTCGAAAATCTTAGAAGCATCAGGATTAAGAAAACATAGGAAATCGTCAAAAACATCTTCGAGTATTCCTTTCCAAAGAATGTCGTCTTTTCTTCTCATTAAACAATAATAGAAAATTATAATTGATTAAAAAGCAGATTTATTAAAGCCCACGGGACGGATGTAAGGAAAGAGATGCAAAATTCCAACAGGAGATTTTTTTAAATCCTGTCAATCCTGTAAAATTCCGAAATAGTGTCTATTTTGCCGTTACCTCATGCAAGCCGCATTCTTTTTTGGATTGATCTTCCCACCACCAGCGGCCGGCGCGGAAATCTTCGCCTTCGGCAACGGCACGGGTACAAGGCATACAGCCTATGCTCGGGAAGCCTTTATCGTGAAGTGAGTTGTAAGGGATATTGTATTGTTTAATATAGGCTTTAACCTCATCCAAAGTCCAATGAAAAATAGGGTGGTATTTTACCAGTTGGTTTTGTTCGTCCCATTCTACATCATGCATATCATGGCGGTTGGCCGATTGATCAGCACGGATACCCGTAATCCAAACCTTATTGCCTTTTAAAGCGCGCTTAAGCGGTTCAATTTTACGGATGCCGCAGCATTCTTTACGGTTCTCTACCGACTCATAAAAGCTGTTAGGGCCTTTGGCGTTTACCATTTGCTCCAAAAGTTCATTATTTGGATAATAGGCGTGGATAGGTTGTTTATACCTGTCCATTGTGCTGGCCCAAACTGAATAGGTTTCGCGGAAAAGCCTTCCTGTTTCTAAAGTAAATACCTTAATGGGCAGCCTATTGGCGAATATCATATGACTGATCACCTGGTCTTCCCAGCCAAAACTGGTCGAAAATACAATCTCGCCGGGATAAAGCTCAGCCAGCTTAGTCAGCGCTTCAACAGGGCCCAGACCAGGTGTAATGTTGTTTATATGTTCAAAAGCCTCGTTCATATCAGATAAACTTTGTAATAAAGGCAACAATTGATTTAATACTTACCAAAATCACGATGATACCCACAGATACCATGATGGTTTTGGTTGAAATTTTATTTGAAATTTTTGCCGCAATAGGCGATGCTAAAGCGCTACCCAGTACCAGGCCGGCAACAGCTTGCCAATGATCGCTGCTTACCATGGCGATGAATGTGATTGACCCTGCTATCGCCACAAAAAAGCGGGATAATTTTACCGTTCCCAAGCAAAATATAGGGCTGCGGCCACCGGCTATTAGTGTTGATAACACGATTGAACCCCAACCGCCGCCGCCAACAGCATCAATAAAACCACCGCCTAAACCAAGCAACGATATGCGTTTTACCTTATCAGCCGATTTCTTTTTCTTAATATTGAACGCTTTGGAGAGTATTACAACGCCTAATATCAAAGTGTACACTGATACCACGGGCTTGGTATACATGCTGTAATGTTCAAGGGACGACAGGATAGATGCTCCAATAACTGCACCGGCAATGCCCGGTAATACCAATAACCAAAATAACTTCCAATTGATATTGCCCATACGGTAATGCATCCATCCGGCAATACCGCAGCTCATGATCTCGGACAGGTGGACACCCATACTTGCTGAAGCAGGAGGGATGCCCATTGAAAGGGAGAAAGTGGTTGATGTAACACCATATGACATGCCAATGGCGCCATCTATCATCGCGAATATAAACCCTGCACCTAAAAAGTAATAAAACTGCGGGCTTACACCTTCAACAAATGTTTTAAAAGCGGGTTCTTTGAAGTATAAAGCAGTTATAACAATGGCCAATGAAACAATAATGGTTGACCATATAAGCCAGATGAAATTTTTGATCACAACAGATTTCGGCTCAACCAATACTGATGTTACACTATTCAGTTGTTTAACTTTATCTGCAAAGTCGCCGCTTAAGGTGTTCCTTAACTCGCTCATTTGTTGCAGCGTGGTATCCAGCTCATCAGGCAGGCTTTCGTTTAGTACTTCTTTTAAGCGTTTGGCTACCGTAGGCGATTTACCATTGGTTGATATGGCCAGTTTCAGGTCGCCCTTTTTTACTATCGAACCTAAATAAAAATCGCAAAGTTCGGGCTTATCGGCCACGTTAATGAGCAGCTTACGGTCATGTGCCGATTGGCGCACGTATTTATTTAGTTCGCTATCATTAGTAGCTGCAATTACCACCTCGGCATTATCCAGGTCGTTATCTGTAAACGATTTCTGAACAATGGTTAAGCCCGGGTATTGCGCGGCAAGTTCATGAATTTCGGGTAAAAATGTTTTAGATATTACCGTTACGTTGGCTTTCTGGCTATTGTTTAAAATAGCCGTTAGTTTTTCAAGGCCAACATTACCGCCACCAACCAAAACGGTATGGAGGTTATTCAGCTTCAAAAAAACCGGGAACAGTTGATTACCGCCGATCTCTTCGTGCTCAATTTGCGTTAAACTATTATCCTTTGGCAACAACGTCATAAATTTCTTTAATCAACTGGTATTTAGGGTGCAATGAAACCACTTCGCCCAACACTATAATCGCCGGCGAACCGATATTATTTTCTTTCACTGCATCAACAATGGTATCAACTGTAGCAATAGCAACTTTTTCATCCGTTGTAGTGCCGCTTTGAATTACCGCTACGGGCAGCTTGCTTTTTCCTTCACTTTTAAATATTTCGGTAATCTCGGCCAGCTTATTGATCCCCATAAGCACAACAACCGTTGCCCTGCTTTTGGCAGCATCATACAAATCAGGTGATATTTTCCCGTTTGATATAGTACCTGTAATTACCCAGAAACTTTCGCTTAAACCGCGATGAGTTACCGGGATATTTTGTAATTCGGCTACGGCTATGGAACTGGAGATTCCAGGGATAACCGAAGCGGGGATATCATGTGATGCGGCAAAATCCAATTCTTCAAACCCACGGCCAAATACAAACGGATCGCCGCCTTTCAACCTTACCACGTGGCCGTAATTGATAGCGTAATCAACCATCAGCTGGTTCACGGCTTCCTGTGAGAAGGTATGATCGCCGGAACGTTTGCCTACATATACTTTTACCGAAGCCTCTGGCGCATAGCCAAGCAATTCTTCGTTCACTAAAGCATCGTATAAAACAACATCGGCTGTTTTTAATACTTTAATAGCCTTAACGGTAATCAGGTCGGCATCGCCGGGGCCTGCACCCACTAAAGTTATTTGTGGTTGTTTAGTGTTATCCGTCATTATTGCACCAATGCCTCTCTTTGCGCTTTGCTTTTTCCTAAAAATTCTTCGGCCTGCGCTAAATATGCCGCTGCAAATTCAGCTGAGGGCTCGTTTTGACTGATCTGCAGTACCAGGTCACTAAACGATCCTTGCAAATCAAACTCGCCGGTTGCTACAAACTGCGCATCAAACTCTTTAATAATGCCTGCCTGTGTGCTGCTGTTGGTACCTTTATCTAACAATAAAGCTTTTGCCGAACTGATGAAAACATTATACGAATGATAAATAGCATCAGACCAGTCGCCCCGGGTAAATGAACCGTTTGCCCAGCCCATTTTTTCCTCCGATTCAAAAAGAAGGGTAGCAACCAAATCAATTACTACGCCGGCACACTCGCCTACGCCAATAGCAGATACATAGGTTTCCTGGTGGCCCCAGTCAACAAATTCATCATCGGTAAGGGTTGTTAAATCTGCAAGCGGTTTCAGTAGGCGGTAAAAATAATCTTTACCCTGGCGGTCGTAATAGGCATGGAAAGTTTCACCCTCTGGCGAAAACTCTTTGTAATCGTCAAGGATTTTTCTTAAAACGTCGGTAGCACGTTTTGAAGGCACCTTAACCACTCTTTCGGCCGCACGGCCTACACCATCGCCAACAGTGCCACCGCCCAGCATTACCTGTACCGAAGGCAATACCTTTGTACCGGCCTTAAGCGAACTGCCATGAAAACCTATATGGGCCAAACCATGCTGACCGCAGGAGTTCATACACCCGCTTATTTTTATTTTGATGTCGCGGTTAAAAATGAACTCTTCGTATTCATTAAAAATCAAATCTTCCAGCACACGCGCCATGGTCATGCTGTTGCTGATGCCCAGGTTACAGGTATCGGTACCGGGGCAGGTAGTAACGTCGGCCAGGGTATCAAAACCGGGCGCGGCAAGCTCCAGTTTAGCTAAACCTTCATATAAAGCAGGCAATGCCTCTTTACGGACAAATTTTAACAATAAACCCTGGTTTTGCGTAATGCGGATTTCGTTAGCCACCAAGGGTTCTAAAACCTTTACCAGGGCACGTGCGGTATCAGATGGGATATCGCCCACCGGTACTTTAATATATACACCGTAAAAACCTTTTTGCTTTTGCTCAAAAACGTTGGTAACCAGCCACTGCTCATAGCGGAATGGGTTGCTGATTTCTACCGCAGGGTATTCGGCTGTTGCCGGCAGCGCTGGCAATGCAACGGTATCGCGATTAACAGGATAGCTTTTTACTTTAATGGCAGTCCTTTCAACTTTGGCTAAACGTAACACTTCCTCTAATCCAATTTTCTGGATCAGGTATTTCATCCTGGCCTTATTACGGTTGTTACGTTCACCATAACGGTCAAACACGCGAATAATGGCTTCGATATAAGGGATCAGCTGATCTTCGGGTAAAAACTCTTCAACAATGCTTGCCAATATGGGTTGTGCGCCTAAGCCGCCACCCAAAAGTATTTTGAAGCCACGTTCGCCGTTAGCATTTA
The genomic region above belongs to Mucilaginibacter sp. KACC 22773 and contains:
- a CDS encoding TSUP family transporter encodes the protein MTLLPKDNSLTQIEHEEIGGNQLFPVFLKLNNLHTVLVGGGNVGLEKLTAILNNSQKANVTVISKTFLPEIHELAAQYPGLTIVQKSFTDNDLDNAEVVIAATNDSELNKYVRQSAHDRKLLINVADKPELCDFYLGSIVKKGDLKLAISTNGKSPTVAKRLKEVLNESLPDELDTTLQQMSELRNTLSGDFADKVKQLNSVTSVLVEPKSVVIKNFIWLIWSTIIVSLAIVITALYFKEPAFKTFVEGVSPQFYYFLGAGFIFAMIDGAIGMSYGVTSTTFSLSMGIPPASASMGVHLSEIMSCGIAGWMHYRMGNINWKLFWLLVLPGIAGAVIGASILSSLEHYSMYTKPVVSVYTLILGVVILSKAFNIKKKKSADKVKRISLLGLGGGFIDAVGGGGWGSIVLSTLIAGGRSPIFCLGTVKLSRFFVAIAGSITFIAMVSSDHWQAVAGLVLGSALASPIAAKISNKISTKTIMVSVGIIVILVSIKSIVAFITKFI
- a CDS encoding efflux transporter outer membrane subunit, with amino-acid sequence MKRYITPLAFVLLTAFLSACKVSKDVETPKPELPVAFRSATVITTADTSSVADIQWKNFFTDATLQKLIDSAIAKNYDMQIAVKNIDAAQLLFKQVKWNYVPEVALNVTASSSRPSDNSLNGLSIKQYGLGTKHIEDYSANLALSWEADIWGKIRNQSRQALAEYLQTAEAKKAIQTNIVANVSQGYYNLLMLDAQLDIAKKNVKLNDSTIRIIRLQYDAGQVTLLAVQQAEAQQQAAAQLVPQFERNVAVQENALSILAGKLPDAIERNGTLNDVKFPETLTAGVPSAIISRRPDIRTQELALTIANAKVGITKSEMYPALRITASGGVNSFKASNWFNIPASLFGIVAGSIATPLLDHKQLSTTYKVAQIDREKTVLQFRQSVLNAVGEVSDALVKIEKLKQEQAIAANRVKTLQQATTNASMLFKNGLANYLEVITAQGNVLQGELALATIKRDELSATAELYRSLGGGWK
- the cobA gene encoding uroporphyrinogen-III C-methyltransferase, with translation MTDNTKQPQITLVGAGPGDADLITVKAIKVLKTADVVLYDALVNEELLGYAPEASVKVYVGKRSGDHTFSQEAVNQLMVDYAINYGHVVRLKGGDPFVFGRGFEELDFAASHDIPASVIPGISSSIAVAELQNIPVTHRGLSESFWVITGTISNGKISPDLYDAAKSRATVVVLMGINKLAEITEIFKSEGKSKLPVAVIQSGTTTDEKVAIATVDTIVDAVKENNIGSPAIIVLGEVVSLHPKYQLIKEIYDVVAKG
- a CDS encoding phosphoadenylyl-sulfate reductase, coding for MNEAFEHINNITPGLGPVEALTKLAELYPGEIVFSTSFGWEDQVISHMIFANRLPIKVFTLETGRLFRETYSVWASTMDRYKQPIHAYYPNNELLEQMVNAKGPNSFYESVENRKECCGIRKIEPLKRALKGNKVWITGIRADQSANRHDMHDVEWDEQNQLVKYHPIFHWTLDEVKAYIKQYNIPYNSLHDKGFPSIGCMPCTRAVAEGEDFRAGRWWWEDQSKKECGLHEVTAK
- a CDS encoding beta-N-acetylhexosaminidase, which gives rise to MKYKFLIALLLISGYLKAQNLKIIPQPRSVVSGSGQISINNHSTISLSDTSLTTLAIYFQKELFKVKGLSPAINNGDLKSTVKLVLTNTNQTIGAYALKITPGQITISSSNKEGVFYGLISLLQLIKDHPKEGDNLTLASTDATDAREYQNVVLASTEITDAPRYQWRGLMLDESRHFFGKQKVKQILDWMAYYKLNKFHWHLTDVQGWRIEIKKYPRLTSVGGVGDYSDTSAEALPMYYTQNDIKEVVNYAAQRFITVIPEIDMPGHATAANKAYPEYSGGSVAGYPNFTFNPAKEETYQYLANVIKETTALFPSKMIHLGGDEVVLGIKAWSLDTAIARMMQNKGFADVGTLERYFFKRMTDTVTNMGSKILAWDEATQTDLPAGETIIFWWRQNLPGQLSLALQKNYQVVLCPRLPLYLDFLQDGTHVSGRNWKGVFNRYTDIYNFPDRQLNADQLASNQIIGVQANIWTEKIASEKRLDFMLFPRIAGLAEAGWTAPEVKNEAAFNERVQAGLKNWDAADIYYFNPFDPQAHPEAVDFAPVIRKTPVAEKHGRHHKAHSKASKRGNRISAKSHKSTSKSKSTKNKPHKKRK
- a CDS encoding nitrite reductase, translating into MQSFRTELENPIVEQDIIDLEKKIRAFREGKIHDEKFRSLRLARGVYGQRQPGVQMVRIKLPFGKVTFKQLLKIADISDEYGSRNLHLTTRQDIQIHYVSLDRTPELWAKLEQDDITLREACGNTVRNVTASPTAGIDPLEPFDVSPYAHATFEYFLRNPVCQEMGRKFKISFSSSDADTAFSYIHDIGAIPKVNANGERGFKILLGGGLGAQPILASIVEEFLPEDQLIPYIEAIIRVFDRYGERNNRNKARMKYLIQKIGLEEVLRLAKVERTAIKVKSYPVNRDTVALPALPATAEYPAVEISNPFRYEQWLVTNVFEQKQKGFYGVYIKVPVGDIPSDTARALVKVLEPLVANEIRITQNQGLLLKFVRKEALPALYEGLAKLELAAPGFDTLADVTTCPGTDTCNLGISNSMTMARVLEDLIFNEYEEFIFNRDIKIKISGCMNSCGQHGLAHIGFHGSSLKAGTKVLPSVQVMLGGGTVGDGVGRAAERVVKVPSKRATDVLRKILDDYKEFSPEGETFHAYYDRQGKDYFYRLLKPLADLTTLTDDEFVDWGHQETYVSAIGVGECAGVVIDLVATLLFESEEKMGWANGSFTRGDWSDAIYHSYNVFISSAKALLLDKGTNSSTQAGIIKEFDAQFVATGEFDLQGSFSDLVLQISQNEPSAEFAAAYLAQAEEFLGKSKAQREALVQ
- a CDS encoding GNAT family N-acetyltransferase codes for the protein MTTQDILSAITYQAASTTEHFEQIVALQNQNLYKSLTPEEQDQQGFVFAEHTVELLQQMASQIPQVIALYKNKVIGYNLAMTAAMEKQLPSLEPMFREFYKIRYQGKILTAYKFFVGGQVCVDKDFRGLGLLSKLYNATANLAGDDYELCITEIAVRNVNSLKVHQKMGFEIAGTHRDEFGDWYVVVWDIRKI